Within Conexibacter woesei DSM 14684, the genomic segment CCATGTTCTCGCCCTCGGCGACGCCACGCGTGGCCATGCTGAACACGAGCGGCCCGAGCACGTCGGGGTTGAACCGGTCCGAGCCGCCGCACGTGGAGACGGCGATCACGCCCTTGCTGGCCGCTGTCTGCGCCGCGGCGGACGAGTTGTCGAAGTCGCAGGTGAGCACGACGATCTTCGCGCCCTTGCTGATCACGTCCAGCGCTGACTCGCCGCCCTTCGCGGGATCGGACGTGGTGTCGCTGACGACCAGCTCGAGTCTGTGCCCGTCGACGCCGCCGGCCGCGTTGACGTCGGAGATCGCCGCTCTCACCGCGCGCAGCGGACCTTCGTCGTACGGCGCGAAGTCGCCCGACTCGGCGACCGCGGCCCCGATCACGATCGGGCCGTCCGGGACCGCCCCGCCTTCGCCGGAGCTGCCCGACCCTCCGGAGTCGCCGGAGTCCGAGCCGCACGCCGCGAGCGTCAACGCCAGCACGGCAGCGAGCAGGCAGCAGGCAATGGCCGCCGCGTGGCGTCCTGCAGGTGAATCCACCATCTCTCTCTCCTCTGTCCGTCAGGCAACTGCTTGCTTCAACTGCGTGATGCGCTCCAGCTCGGCGACGCGCGCATCGACCTCGACCTGCGTGAGCCGCGTGACACGCTCGGTGCCGAACGCTTCGACGTTGAACGACGCGAGCGCCGTGCCATACGCCATCGCCTGGCGCAGCGTCCCCGGCTCGAAGCCATGTCGCGCGAGGTAGCCGACGAACCCGCCGGCGAACGTGTCACCCGCTCCGGTCGGGTCGACCACGGTCTCGAGCGGGTACGCCGGCAACGCGACGTAGTCGTCCTCGGTCATCAGCACGGCGCCGTACTCGCCCTGCTTGGCGACCACGGCGGAAGGGCCGTACCGCAGCACCTCTCGCGCAGCCGAGACGACGTTCGGCTTGCCGGTCAGCTGGCGCAGCTCAGCGTCGTTGAGGATGACGCAGGTGACACGGCCGATGACGTCGAGCAGCGCGTCGCGGGCGATGTCGATCCACAGGTTCATGGAGTCGAGCGCGACGAAGCGCGCCTCGCCCATCTGCTCGAGCACCTGCAGCTGGAGCTCGGGCTGGATGTTGGCCAGGAACAGCACGTCGCTCGCCCGCGAGGCGGCCGACAGCTTCGGCTCGAACTGCTCGAAGACGTTCAGCTGCGTCTCGAGCGTCTCGCGCGAGTTGAGGTCCCGACCGTACGCGCCCTTCCAGAAGAAGGTCTTCCCCCCGGCCACGCGCTCTACGTCGGCGACGTCGGTGCCGCGTGTGGCCAGCACGGCGAGCTCGGCATCGCCGAAGTCATCGCCCACCGGACCGACCACGCGCACGTCGTCGAAGAACGACGCGGCCAGGGCGAAGTGGGTTGCGGCGCCGCCGAGCATGCGCTCGCGTTCGCCGAAGGGGGTGGAGACAGCATCGAACGCGATCGAGCCGACGACGGTGACACTCATGCAGTCCAGCTTTCTGCACCCTTGCGGGTGACTTCGAGGAGGTACGCGACCAGCAAGTCCTCACCGCCGAGCGACACGTGGTAAGCGTCCGAACGGTTCTCGACATGAGCGATCTGCTCCGCGTCACCGTCGAGCAGGCCGCGCAGCTCGCACAGCGAGTAGGCGACCACGCGCGCCTCGTAGCCGAGCGCCTCGAGCTGCTCGGCGGTGCGTCGCTCGCCGACGATCGACAGCTGCAGCAGGTAGGCGGCGCCGTCGTCGGCGAGCGCCTCCGGCAGCAGCCGGATCAGGTGATCGATCAGCGTGCGGCCCCAGAAGTCGGCCGTGCGCCCGCGGCCCGGCGCGCCGGACGGATCTGCCGGGAGTTGGCAGAGGTTGGCGACGATGACGTCATAGCGCTCGTCGGGGACCCACGGATAGAGGTCGGCGGCGTGCGCGGTGACACGGTCGGCGACGCCGTTGCGGAAGGCGTTGGTGAGCGTGTTCTTGACGGCCGCGGGGTCGGCGTCCAGCGCATGCACGTGCGTGGCGCCGTTGCGCGCCAGCTGCACCGCCAGCAGGCCGCTGCCGCAGCCGACGTCCAAGCAGCGGCGATGCGCGCCGACGCGCTCGCGGTCGAGGTACTCCCACACGAGCAGGCTGCTCTGCGTGACCGCTTGCACGCCCGGCTCGATGACGAGCTCCGGCACGTCGAGCGGGAACAGGCTGCGCCCGCGCCCGTCGGTCCACCGTGGCGCGTCGCCCGCAGGCCGCGCGCCGTCTGCGTGCGCTGCGCCGGGCGGCGGAGCCGTGCCCGGCGTCGTGCCATCGAGCGCCTCGCGAGCACTGTGGACATGCTCGGGACGGACGCCGCAGCAGCCGCCCACGAGC encodes:
- a CDS encoding PfkB family carbohydrate kinase, giving the protein MSVTVVGSIAFDAVSTPFGERERMLGGAATHFALAASFFDDVRVVGPVGDDFGDAELAVLATRGTDVADVERVAGGKTFFWKGAYGRDLNSRETLETQLNVFEQFEPKLSAASRASDVLFLANIQPELQLQVLEQMGEARFVALDSMNLWIDIARDALLDVIGRVTCVILNDAELRQLTGKPNVVSAAREVLRYGPSAVVAKQGEYGAVLMTEDDYVALPAYPLETVVDPTGAGDTFAGGFVGYLARHGFEPGTLRQAMAYGTALASFNVEAFGTERVTRLTQVEVDARVAELERITQLKQAVA
- a CDS encoding homocysteine S-methyltransferase family protein — its product is MTALLGTPPAYDRITAAVQAGRCVILDGGVGTELAPRTDSDDRQWAGRALVAPEQSVRAVHRRYAEAGCDVISTNTWALAGAARDGAPVGAGGAPPRHWMDLARTAVRAARAAIDEAGRSGEVAVAFSLNDEIDTRDGLDTVRLLTRVFEDDPPDLLLLETLSSVRGSTYGTVETLLETGLPVWLGFQRCRHGLCGVYGQHWGGPEGDAFGRAARRFEQMGVGALLINCVPPDHVDGMLPWLRDFTDLPLGVSPNLGHLSAAGWQRHGSVEAEQYAQWALRWRAEGAQLVGGCCGVRPEHVHSAREALDGTTPGTAPPPGAAHADGARPAGDAPRWTDGRGRSLFPLDVPELVIEPGVQAVTQSSLLVWEYLDRERVGAHRRCLDVGCGSGLLAVQLARNGATHVHALDADPAAVKNTLTNAFRNGVADRVTAHAADLYPWVPDERYDVIVANLCQLPADPSGAPGRGRTADFWGRTLIDHLIRLLPEALADDGAAYLLQLSIVGERRTAEQLEALGYEARVVAYSLCELRGLLDGDAEQIAHVENRSDAYHVSLGGEDLLVAYLLEVTRKGAESWTA